The proteins below come from a single Leptotrichia sp. oral taxon 223 genomic window:
- the galE gene encoding UDP-glucose 4-epimerase GalE: MKTILVPGGAGYIGSHTVLDLIKKGFHPIIVDDFSNSSRKVIPILEELSGTKISFYELDVKNKEGLRKIFSENKIDAVINFAGFKAVGESVEKPLMYYENNLFGMITLLEVMKEFDIKNIVFSSSATVYGISDKVPFVETDPMGEATNPYGRTKVIIEHILMDLAKSDKTWNIIALRYFNPLGAHESGRIGEDPNGIPNNLSPYITQVAVGKLEKLHVFGNDYDTPDGTCIRDFIHINDLAAGHSAAINYLFNGNVGFEAINLGSEKGYSVLEILHNFEKAVGKPIPYVIEGRRAGDIAICYADASKAKKLLNWEAKYTIEDMCRDSWNWQKKNPNGFED; this comes from the coding sequence ATGAAAACAATTTTAGTGCCTGGAGGAGCGGGATATATCGGCTCTCACACAGTTTTAGACTTGATAAAGAAAGGATTTCATCCAATTATAGTTGATGATTTCAGCAATTCAAGCAGAAAGGTTATTCCAATTTTAGAAGAACTTTCTGGAACAAAAATATCTTTTTATGAGCTTGATGTGAAAAATAAGGAAGGCTTGAGAAAAATCTTCAGCGAAAATAAAATTGATGCTGTAATTAATTTTGCAGGATTCAAGGCAGTTGGGGAATCCGTGGAAAAACCTCTTATGTACTATGAGAATAATCTATTTGGAATGATTACTTTGCTTGAAGTGATGAAGGAATTTGATATAAAAAACATTGTGTTCAGTTCTTCTGCCACTGTTTATGGAATTTCTGATAAAGTGCCTTTTGTGGAAACTGATCCAATGGGAGAAGCTACAAATCCTTACGGACGCACAAAAGTAATAATCGAACATATTTTAATGGACTTGGCAAAATCCGACAAGACTTGGAACATCATCGCACTTAGATACTTTAATCCATTAGGTGCCCATGAAAGTGGAAGAATCGGGGAAGATCCAAATGGAATCCCAAACAATCTTTCACCTTACATAACTCAAGTTGCAGTAGGAAAACTGGAAAAGCTGCACGTTTTTGGAAATGACTACGACACTCCTGACGGAACTTGCATAAGAGATTTTATTCATATAAACGATTTAGCTGCAGGACATTCAGCCGCAATAAATTACTTATTTAACGGAAATGTAGGATTTGAGGCAATAAATCTGGGAAGTGAAAAAGGTTACAGCGTTCTTGAAATCCTGCATAATTTTGAAAAGGCTGTCGGAAAACCAATCCCTTATGTAATTGAAGGCCGAAGAGCGGGAGATATTGCCATCTGCTATGCCGATGCCTCAAAAGCCAAAAAATTATTAAACTGGGAAGCAAAATACACTATTGAGGATATGTGCAGAGATTCCTGGAACTGGCAGAAAAAAAATCCAAATGGATTTGAAGATTAA
- the smpB gene encoding SsrA-binding protein SmpB encodes MPVLARNKKAFHDYFIEDKLEAGIELVGTEVKSVKAGKVSIKESFIRIIRDEVFVMNMHITPYEFGNINNVAESRVRKLLLNRREIKKWSEKIKEQGYTIVPISVYTKQRLVKMEIGLAKGKKMHDKRESLKRKDIDRDMKKIQKNFTR; translated from the coding sequence ATGCCAGTATTAGCTAGGAATAAAAAGGCTTTTCACGATTATTTCATAGAAGATAAGCTAGAAGCTGGAATTGAGCTTGTGGGAACGGAAGTAAAATCGGTAAAAGCTGGAAAAGTCAGCATAAAAGAAAGTTTTATAAGAATTATACGGGATGAGGTTTTCGTAATGAATATGCACATTACGCCTTATGAATTTGGAAATATCAACAATGTAGCAGAATCTCGTGTGAGAAAATTGCTTTTGAATAGACGTGAAATAAAAAAATGGAGCGAAAAAATTAAGGAACAGGGATATACCATTGTCCCAATTTCAGTTTATACAAAGCAAAGGCTTGTAAAAATGGAAATAGGGCTTGCAAAAGGTAAGAAAATGCATGATAAGAGGGAATCGCTGAAAAGAAAAGATATTGACAGGGATATGAAGAAAATTCAGAAGAATTTTACTAGGTAA
- the rnr gene encoding ribonuclease R, with protein MGNKKKKEKHKNKNIENNEKNFHKGNKFNNKKENQKTHKMELREERELKYLRQVLAEYEFTFQEILQLLEWSQKKRKMYKQLLNAWEESGDIYLKRNGKYTLPEKEGFVKGEISISSGNFGFLDIDGETSVFIPGSYLNTAMNSDTVLVRILKESSDGKKREGEVCKVVKRNRNVIVGVFEHSLSFGFVRPRNSPKDIYIPKKLIKGAKTGDLVAVKVDFWGDEERKPEGEIVSVLGSPKDTEALISSLLLNEGIEEKFPNEVLQELDKIDEDISDELKNRKDLRHLDIITIDGSDAKDLDDAVYVEKTEEGYKLFVSIADVSYYVRENTELDTEALKRGNSIYLVDRVIPMLPQKLSNNLCSLNPNEDKLTFTVEMDLDKRGKVVKNDFYKSVIRSKYRMTYENVNTILEKDEESEEYRNLYDKYRKVDEMLKNMLELSKIIRNNKKRRGSIDFELPEIKVDLDENKAVKDIVLRSRGEAERIIEDFMVIANETVAEKLFWEEIPAIYRVHEDPDKAKVQALNETLIKFGYSLKGLEEIHPGKFQNIIERTTGLPEGYLIHKLILRAMQRARYANKNLGHFGLASKYYLHFTSPIRRYSDLIVHRMLGRSIEKFMSEKEKAKYASNFEAIASSISRTERVADKLEEDSVKIKLIEYMQDKIGQVYTARLSGMNKNKIFMELENHVEVIYNVTTARDNFIYDEENFKIVDKRNNESYTMGSTMKVSIVSASYAKMEIEVIPYVEEKVKIDETEEE; from the coding sequence ATGGGAAATAAAAAAAAGAAAGAAAAACATAAAAATAAAAATATTGAAAATAATGAGAAAAATTTTCATAAGGGGAATAAATTTAATAATAAAAAAGAAAATCAGAAAACTCATAAGATGGAACTTAGGGAAGAGCGTGAATTAAAATATTTGCGACAAGTGCTGGCAGAATATGAGTTTACTTTTCAGGAAATATTGCAGCTGTTGGAATGGAGCCAGAAAAAGCGGAAAATGTATAAGCAGCTCTTGAATGCGTGGGAAGAAAGCGGCGATATTTATTTAAAAAGAAATGGAAAATATACCTTGCCTGAGAAGGAAGGTTTTGTGAAGGGAGAAATTTCCATTTCTAGCGGGAATTTTGGATTTCTTGATATTGACGGAGAAACCAGCGTTTTTATCCCTGGATCTTACCTAAATACGGCTATGAATAGCGATACTGTTTTAGTGCGTATTTTGAAGGAAAGTTCTGATGGAAAGAAGCGTGAAGGTGAAGTTTGCAAGGTTGTAAAAAGAAATCGCAATGTCATTGTTGGAGTTTTTGAACATAGTTTAAGTTTTGGCTTTGTACGTCCAAGAAACTCACCAAAGGACATTTACATTCCGAAAAAATTGATAAAAGGCGCAAAAACTGGAGATTTAGTGGCTGTAAAGGTGGATTTCTGGGGAGATGAAGAAAGAAAGCCTGAAGGAGAGATTGTAAGTGTACTGGGGAGCCCAAAAGATACGGAAGCATTAATTTCATCGTTGCTTTTAAATGAAGGGATTGAGGAGAAATTTCCAAATGAAGTCTTGCAGGAACTGGATAAAATTGATGAGGATATTTCAGATGAACTAAAAAATCGTAAAGATTTGCGGCACCTTGATATTATTACAATTGACGGCTCTGATGCAAAAGATTTGGATGATGCGGTTTATGTAGAAAAAACAGAAGAAGGGTATAAACTTTTTGTAAGCATTGCCGATGTATCTTACTATGTGCGGGAAAATACCGAACTTGATACAGAAGCATTAAAACGTGGAAACTCAATTTATCTTGTAGACAGGGTAATCCCTATGCTGCCACAAAAATTATCAAACAATCTTTGTTCACTTAATCCGAACGAGGATAAACTAACTTTTACAGTAGAAATGGATTTGGACAAAAGAGGTAAAGTTGTGAAAAATGATTTTTATAAATCAGTTATAAGATCAAAATACAGAATGACTTATGAAAATGTAAATACAATTCTGGAAAAAGATGAAGAATCGGAAGAATACAGAAACCTTTACGATAAATACAGAAAAGTTGATGAAATGCTAAAAAACATGCTGGAACTTTCTAAAATCATCAGAAACAACAAAAAGAGGCGTGGGAGCATTGATTTTGAATTGCCTGAGATAAAGGTAGACTTAGATGAAAATAAAGCCGTGAAGGACATTGTATTGCGTTCTAGAGGGGAAGCTGAAAGAATTATCGAAGACTTTATGGTTATCGCAAATGAAACTGTGGCTGAAAAATTATTTTGGGAAGAAATTCCTGCAATTTACAGAGTCCATGAAGACCCTGACAAGGCAAAGGTTCAGGCATTGAATGAAACTCTTATAAAATTTGGATATTCCCTAAAGGGACTGGAAGAAATACATCCCGGAAAATTCCAGAACATAATAGAAAGAACGACAGGACTGCCAGAAGGCTACCTGATTCATAAATTAATTTTACGGGCAATGCAGCGTGCAAGATACGCCAACAAAAATCTAGGACATTTTGGTCTAGCTTCCAAATACTATTTGCACTTTACATCACCGATACGTCGTTATTCTGACTTAATTGTTCACAGAATGCTTGGACGTTCAATTGAAAAGTTTATGAGTGAAAAGGAAAAAGCAAAATATGCATCCAATTTTGAAGCAATCGCCTCAAGTATTTCAAGAACTGAAAGAGTAGCGGATAAACTGGAAGAAGACAGCGTAAAAATCAAGTTAATTGAATATATGCAAGATAAAATTGGACAAGTTTATACTGCCAGACTTAGCGGGATGAATAAAAATAAAATATTTATGGAGCTGGAAAATCACGTGGAAGTGATTTACAATGTTACAACAGCACGTGATAACTTTATTTATGATGAGGAAAACTTTAAAATCGTGGATAAAAGAAATAACGAGTCGTACACCATGGGAAGCACAATGAAAGTAAGCATTGTAAGTGCAAGTTATGCAAAAATGGAAATTGAGGTTATACCTTATGTGGAAGAGAAAGTAAAAATTGACGAAACCGAAGAAGAATAA
- a CDS encoding co-chaperone YbbN — MSNIINYAGEDFENETVSQTGLTLVDFYAIWCGPCQMLEKVLAEVANSSDCKIVRVDVDDYPEFGAKFKIRGLPMLLLFKDGKIAETLNGFQTFDEIMEKINLHS, encoded by the coding sequence ATGAGCAATATCATCAATTATGCTGGAGAAGACTTTGAAAATGAAACAGTTTCACAAACCGGGCTTACTCTTGTGGATTTTTATGCTATCTGGTGCGGACCTTGTCAAATGCTTGAAAAGGTTCTTGCTGAAGTGGCTAATAGTTCAGATTGCAAGATTGTCAGAGTTGATGTTGATGATTATCCAGAGTTTGGGGCAAAATTTAAAATACGGGGTCTGCCTATGCTTTTACTTTTTAAAGACGGTAAAATTGCAGAAACTTTGAACGGGTTTCAAACTTTTGATGAAATTATGGAAAAAATTAATTTACACAGTTAG
- the yqeK gene encoding bis(5'-nucleosyl)-tetraphosphatase (symmetrical) YqeK, which translates to MIDINKIKKNVKKYLDEKRYNHVERVAKCAVKLAKIYNADVEKTEASAWLHDVAKFFDLSVMIDLTRGKYPEIEDKLSKSTAVLHGFAGAEFVRQNYELFGIDDEEILDGIKYHTIGKENMNTLAKIIYLSDAIEEGRSWEGVETARELAKTDLDKAIKFEIEEKLKYLLSKDSIIHPNIIKFRNSIIANQL; encoded by the coding sequence ATGATAGATATAAATAAAATCAAAAAAAATGTGAAAAAGTATTTGGATGAAAAAAGATACAATCATGTGGAAAGAGTTGCAAAATGTGCTGTGAAACTGGCAAAAATTTATAATGCCGATGTGGAAAAAACAGAAGCTTCAGCCTGGCTGCATGATGTGGCAAAATTTTTTGACTTGTCGGTTATGATTGACTTGACAAGGGGAAAATATCCTGAGATTGAGGATAAGTTGTCGAAATCTACGGCTGTACTGCATGGATTTGCAGGAGCTGAGTTTGTACGGCAAAATTATGAACTGTTTGGAATTGACGACGAGGAAATTTTGGATGGAATAAAATATCATACAATTGGAAAGGAAAATATGAATACGCTTGCCAAGATTATTTATCTTTCAGATGCAATTGAGGAAGGCAGAAGCTGGGAAGGTGTGGAAACAGCTAGAGAACTCGCAAAAACTGATTTAGATAAGGCAATAAAATTTGAAATAGAAGAAAAATTAAAATATTTACTTTCAAAGGATTCGATTATTCATCCCAATATTATAAAATTTAGAAATTCAATAATAGCGAATCAGCTCTAA
- a CDS encoding DUF3829 domain-containing protein, which yields MKKIFLLILTIILIFSCNNGSNLKETQSDKMTKEEKIKFEKFQNMPLNELRTLSSLKDVRQFEDLFFEYELRYDMYFRIKKGKKEEFFIPSEMNIREFVAKYPVNPIEKEYLKTKKYFKNMIQNNSVLKDFEKPLNEYFEYAEKKISKMKEIENYYKSNEYKKDNFQKGRILDKEYEEICISYDSYDIESKFQNLESLSAKYLLNNLKTSGQIAAYNIYRIKFIISLINKKFYDIDFADEKNDNFLNQLEILGKDFKLAISQAEKVKNSEIEKEKMDVEKYRTYVKEAKKSVKKFCKGLKKLKKKNSNSDDDELVIFENEKYNDLQFYQDNEKNEKMKVFYQ from the coding sequence ATGAAAAAAATTTTTTTGTTAATTTTGACTATTATTCTTATTTTTAGCTGTAATAATGGTTCTAATTTAAAAGAAACGCAATCTGATAAAATGACTAAAGAAGAAAAAATAAAATTTGAAAAATTTCAAAATATGCCGTTAAATGAATTAAGAACTTTAAGTTCATTAAAAGATGTTAGGCAATTTGAAGATCTATTTTTTGAATATGAATTAAGATATGACATGTATTTTAGGATAAAAAAAGGGAAAAAAGAAGAATTTTTTATTCCTTCAGAAATGAACATACGGGAATTTGTAGCAAAATATCCAGTAAATCCAATAGAAAAAGAATATTTAAAAACAAAGAAATATTTCAAAAATATGATTCAAAATAATAGTGTTTTAAAAGATTTTGAAAAACCATTAAATGAATATTTTGAATATGCTGAAAAGAAAATTTCAAAAATGAAAGAAATTGAGAATTATTATAAAAGTAACGAATATAAGAAAGATAATTTTCAAAAAGGCAGAATTTTAGATAAAGAATACGAAGAAATCTGTATATCATACGATTCTTATGACATTGAATCAAAATTTCAAAATTTAGAGTCCCTATCAGCTAAATATTTACTAAATAATTTAAAAACTAGCGGGCAAATCGCCGCATACAATATTTATCGAATAAAATTCATTATTTCTCTAATTAATAAAAAATTTTATGATATTGACTTTGCAGATGAAAAAAACGATAATTTTTTAAATCAACTGGAAATACTGGGAAAAGATTTTAAATTAGCAATTTCTCAAGCCGAGAAAGTAAAAAATTCAGAAATTGAAAAAGAAAAAATGGATGTTGAGAAATATAGAACTTATGTAAAAGAAGCCAAAAAATCTGTAAAAAAATTTTGCAAAGGACTTAAAAAATTAAAAAAGAAGAATTCAAATTCTGACGATGATGAACTTGTTATTTTTGAAAATGAAAAATACAATGATTTGCAGTTTTATCAAGATAATGAAAAAAATGAGAAAATGAAAGTATTTTACCAGTAA
- a CDS encoding aminopeptidase, whose translation MNNFEEKLSKYAEVIVKIGANVQKGQKVWVNCTTDALPLVYKVTELAYQVGASDVHVKLTDDKLSRFHAEYQSKEIYSHIPQWVIDERNDYLDNNVVFIHILSSSPNLFAGIDAEKLGALTKNAGEAYKHYRTCIMTDVNSWTIASYPSADWAKLVFPDETDADIAQEKLLDAILKTVRVDKADPVKAWEEHRKNLTEKADFLNDKKFVALHYTSKGTDLTVGLPKNHIWVAAGSKNAKGVDFLPNMPTEEVFTAGDRDRVDGYVSNKKPLSYQGNIIDNFKLTFEDGKVVDFEAEQGYEILKQLLDTDEGSRRIGEVALVPNDSPISNSGLLYYQTLFDENASNHLALGAAYPTNVKNGTKMTEKELEKAHINQSISHVDFMIGDAEMDIDGILEDGTRVPVFRKGNWAF comes from the coding sequence ATGAACAACTTTGAAGAAAAATTAAGTAAATACGCAGAAGTAATTGTAAAAATTGGGGCAAATGTACAGAAAGGACAGAAAGTTTGGGTAAACTGTACAACCGATGCTTTGCCGCTAGTCTATAAAGTTACAGAATTAGCTTATCAAGTGGGAGCAAGTGATGTTCACGTAAAATTGACTGATGACAAATTATCAAGATTTCACGCTGAATATCAGTCAAAAGAAATCTATTCACACATCCCGCAATGGGTAATTGACGAAAGAAATGACTATCTTGACAACAATGTCGTATTTATCCATATTTTAAGCAGTTCCCCAAATTTATTTGCTGGAATTGACGCTGAAAAATTGGGAGCATTGACAAAAAATGCTGGAGAAGCCTATAAACATTACAGAACATGCATTATGACAGATGTAAATTCCTGGACAATCGCAAGCTATCCTTCGGCAGACTGGGCAAAACTTGTATTCCCAGATGAAACAGATGCTGACATTGCACAGGAAAAGCTGCTTGACGCAATATTAAAGACTGTAAGAGTCGATAAAGCCGATCCTGTAAAAGCTTGGGAAGAACATAGAAAGAACTTGACTGAAAAAGCTGATTTTTTGAATGATAAAAAATTTGTAGCACTTCACTATACTTCAAAGGGTACTGACTTGACAGTGGGACTTCCTAAAAATCACATCTGGGTGGCAGCTGGAAGTAAAAATGCAAAAGGAGTAGATTTCTTGCCAAATATGCCGACAGAAGAAGTGTTTACAGCTGGAGACAGGGATCGTGTCGATGGATATGTTTCAAATAAAAAACCGCTTTCTTATCAAGGAAATATTATTGACAACTTTAAATTGACTTTTGAGGACGGAAAAGTTGTGGATTTTGAAGCGGAGCAAGGATATGAAATTTTGAAACAGCTGCTTGATACTGATGAAGGTTCAAGAAGAATAGGAGAAGTTGCTCTTGTGCCGAATGACTCGCCTATTTCCAACTCAGGACTTCTTTACTATCAAACATTATTTGACGAAAACGCCTCAAACCATCTGGCATTGGGTGCCGCATATCCAACTAACGTAAAAAACGGTACCAAAATGACTGAAAAAGAATTGGAAAAAGCTCATATTAACCAGTCAATTTCACACGTTGACTTTATGATTGGTGACGCAGAAATGGATATTGACGGGATTCTGGAGGATGGGACAAGAGTTCCCGTATTTAGAAAGGGCAATTGGGCTTTTTAA
- a CDS encoding bifunctional (p)ppGpp synthetase/guanosine-3',5'-bis(diphosphate) 3'-pyrophosphohydrolase has translation MEERKVLKNDWKMTDDEIEDMRVPVIVNKSYDELFKQLADRIRENKLDVDMEKIAHAFMLAYESHVGQKRKSGEDYILHPVEVAEILADMKMDTDTIVAGLLHDVVEDTLITLPDIEYSFGEDAKKLVDGVTKLRNLPRTDSKKLENIRKMVVAMSEDIRVVIIKLADRLHNMRTLKYMKPEKQQEKSKETIEIYAPIAHRIGMARIKWELEDISFRFLYPKDYYEIKELVNSKRREREEYTAKFIEKIKAELEKNNIKGEVTGRPKHLYSIYRKMIEKEKRFIDLYDLIAIRIIVGKKNECYNVLGIIHDLFVPVFNRFKDYISQPKPNGYQSIHTTVKGPNNQNVEIQIRTQKMHEIAEEGVAAHWKYKEKKSKSKNEKFYADVKKLKDSVQNKKDNEKQMEFAQEVTGDVLKQTIFVFTPKDDIVEMPRNSTALDFAFQVHTQIGYRTIGAKVNGRITQLNQVLKTGDKVEVITSKNMKGPGKDWIEMVNNHSSRVKIRKWFKDKEFEEKSKEGEQILEKEFERLGLKLKDMMEDERVFLYMKKYNIADDKTLFYRFGNGDLSLDGFLNKFEKKEEKALEKVLEEETEKGNRQKERNQGGVKISGTENTMYRFAKCCSPLPGDEICGYVTRGRGIAIHRADCDNFISLMEKEPEREVDVYWDESAISANSSYEFNFTVKASDRNGLLLDIIRILNEYKMNLITVNTNNFKENGNKRIFIHLRITIRSREDFDRLANSLKSMPEVIDVIKK, from the coding sequence ATGGAAGAGAGAAAAGTGCTGAAAAATGACTGGAAGATGACGGATGATGAAATTGAAGATATGAGAGTGCCTGTAATTGTAAATAAAAGTTATGACGAACTGTTTAAGCAGCTGGCGGACAGGATTAGAGAAAATAAACTGGATGTGGATATGGAGAAGATTGCACATGCTTTTATGCTTGCTTATGAGTCGCATGTGGGACAGAAGAGAAAAAGCGGGGAGGATTATATTTTACATCCTGTGGAAGTGGCGGAAATACTGGCTGACATGAAAATGGATACGGATACGATTGTGGCTGGGCTTTTGCACGATGTGGTGGAAGATACGCTTATAACTTTGCCGGATATAGAGTACAGTTTTGGAGAAGATGCAAAAAAGCTTGTAGATGGGGTTACAAAGCTTAGAAATTTGCCAAGAACGGACAGTAAAAAATTGGAAAATATAAGAAAAATGGTAGTGGCAATGTCGGAGGACATTCGGGTTGTAATTATAAAGCTGGCGGACAGGCTTCACAATATGCGGACACTAAAGTATATGAAACCTGAGAAGCAGCAGGAAAAATCAAAGGAAACAATTGAAATTTATGCGCCGATTGCTCATAGGATAGGAATGGCTAGGATAAAATGGGAACTGGAAGACATAAGTTTCAGATTTTTGTATCCAAAGGATTATTATGAGATTAAAGAGCTTGTAAATTCAAAAAGACGTGAGCGTGAGGAATATACGGCAAAATTTATTGAAAAAATAAAGGCGGAACTTGAAAAAAATAATATAAAGGGTGAAGTTACAGGACGTCCAAAACATCTGTACAGCATTTATCGTAAAATGATTGAAAAAGAAAAAAGATTTATAGATCTGTATGATTTGATTGCAATAAGGATTATTGTCGGTAAAAAGAATGAATGCTACAATGTGCTGGGAATAATTCACGATTTGTTCGTGCCTGTTTTTAACAGGTTCAAGGATTATATTTCACAGCCGAAGCCGAATGGCTACCAGTCAATTCATACAACAGTAAAGGGCCCTAATAATCAGAATGTGGAAATTCAAATCAGAACGCAGAAAATGCACGAAATAGCGGAAGAAGGGGTTGCGGCGCACTGGAAATACAAAGAAAAGAAATCAAAATCCAAAAATGAAAAATTTTATGCAGACGTAAAAAAACTGAAAGATTCTGTTCAAAATAAGAAAGATAATGAAAAACAGATGGAATTTGCGCAGGAAGTTACAGGAGATGTATTAAAACAGACGATATTTGTGTTTACACCAAAGGATGATATTGTAGAAATGCCGCGAAATTCTACTGCACTTGACTTTGCATTTCAGGTTCATACTCAAATTGGGTACAGAACGATTGGGGCAAAAGTCAATGGACGGATTACTCAGCTTAATCAGGTATTAAAAACTGGGGATAAAGTCGAAGTGATAACTTCCAAGAATATGAAAGGGCCTGGAAAAGACTGGATTGAAATGGTAAATAACCATAGTTCCCGTGTGAAGATAAGAAAATGGTTCAAGGACAAGGAATTTGAGGAAAAGTCGAAGGAAGGGGAACAGATTTTAGAAAAGGAATTTGAGCGGCTTGGCCTTAAATTGAAGGATATGATGGAAGATGAGCGTGTTTTCCTTTATATGAAAAAGTACAATATTGCTGATGATAAAACATTATTTTATAGATTTGGAAACGGAGATTTGTCGCTTGACGGCTTTTTGAACAAGTTTGAGAAAAAAGAAGAAAAGGCATTGGAAAAGGTGCTTGAAGAGGAAACTGAAAAAGGGAATCGTCAAAAGGAACGGAATCAGGGCGGTGTAAAAATTTCTGGAACAGAAAACACAATGTACCGTTTTGCAAAATGCTGCAGTCCGCTTCCCGGCGATGAAATATGTGGCTATGTGACACGTGGACGTGGAATCGCAATTCACCGTGCTGACTGTGATAATTTTATCTCCCTCATGGAAAAAGAGCCAGAAAGGGAAGTTGATGTCTATTGGGATGAATCTGCAATCTCAGCCAACAGTTCATACGAATTTAATTTCACAGTAAAAGCCTCAGACAGAAATGGACTGCTACTTGACATTATCCGAATCTTAAACGAATACAAAATGAACTTGATAACTGTAAATACAAATAACTTTAAAGAAAATGGAAACAAGCGGATTTTTATCCATCTAAGAATAACTATCCGAAGCAGGGAAGATTTTGACAGATTGGCAAACAGCCTAAAATCAATGCCGGAAGTGATAGATGTCATAAAGAAATAA
- a CDS encoding nitronate monooxygenase, with protein MKEIKEENSEISNKKNKIEVKGIKIGKYFIEKPIVQGGMGVGISWDRLAGNVAKNGCLGTISAICTGYYQNMKFVKKAVNGRPLGTENTYSREALFEIFKNARKICGDKPLACNILHAINDYGRVVQDALEAGANIIVTGAGLPLELPKLVKDYPDVEIVPIVSSARALKIICKKWKAAGKMPGAVIVEGPKSGGHQGAKYEELFAPEHQLEAILPPIKEERDKWGDFPIIAAGGIWDSNDIKNVMALGADAVQMGTRFIGTYECDASDVLKQVLLDSKEEDIVIVSSPVGYPGRAVKTNLIQTLEPNTKKIQCISNCIFPCERGKGARAVGYCIADSLGDAYLGRLQSGLFFSGANGWRLKELVPVKDLIDELMAGIS; from the coding sequence ATAAAGGAAATTAAAGAGGAAAATTCAGAAATTTCAAATAAAAAAAACAAAATAGAGGTAAAAGGGATAAAAATAGGGAAATATTTTATTGAAAAACCAATAGTTCAAGGCGGAATGGGTGTTGGAATAAGCTGGGACAGGCTTGCTGGGAATGTCGCAAAAAACGGATGTCTTGGAACAATAAGTGCAATTTGCACTGGGTACTACCAAAATATGAAATTTGTTAAAAAGGCTGTAAATGGGCGGCCTCTTGGAACGGAAAACACCTATAGCCGTGAAGCACTTTTTGAAATATTTAAAAATGCAAGAAAAATTTGTGGGGACAAGCCGCTTGCTTGCAATATTCTGCATGCGATAAATGATTATGGAAGAGTGGTGCAGGATGCACTTGAAGCAGGGGCAAATATTATTGTTACAGGAGCGGGACTTCCGCTGGAACTTCCGAAACTTGTAAAAGATTACCCAGATGTGGAAATCGTGCCAATAGTTTCATCAGCCAGAGCCTTGAAAATAATCTGTAAAAAATGGAAGGCGGCTGGGAAAATGCCGGGAGCAGTAATTGTGGAAGGACCAAAAAGCGGAGGACACCAAGGTGCCAAATACGAAGAACTGTTTGCTCCAGAGCATCAGCTGGAAGCAATTTTACCGCCTATTAAAGAGGAACGTGATAAATGGGGGGATTTTCCCATTATTGCGGCAGGAGGAATCTGGGATAGTAACGATATAAAAAATGTTATGGCGCTTGGAGCGGATGCTGTTCAGATGGGAACAAGGTTTATCGGTACTTACGAATGTGATGCAAGTGATGTGCTGAAACAAGTCCTGCTTGACTCAAAGGAAGAGGATATTGTAATTGTAAGTTCGCCAGTCGGCTATCCGGGGCGTGCCGTAAAAACAAACTTAATTCAAACATTGGAGCCTAATACAAAAAAAATACAATGTATAAGCAACTGCATATTCCCGTGTGAACGTGGAAAAGGTGCAAGAGCAGTAGGATATTGTATTGCCGACAGTCTTGGAGATGCTTATTTAGGCAGACTTCAAAGCGGATTGTTTTTCTCGGGAGCCAACGGCTGGAGATTGAAAGAACTTGTGCCTGTAAAGGATTTAATAGATGAACTTATGGCAGGAATTAGTTAG